One Paracoccus liaowanqingii DNA window includes the following coding sequences:
- a CDS encoding sensor histidine kinase, translating into MTLTDLRPEPDALLAQARREGRGRLKIFLGAAPGVGKTFAMLEAARRLHADGADVVAAVVETHGRAETEALLQGLDLLPKRAQFYRDRILHEMDLDALLARRPQLALIDELAHGNIPGSRHDKRWQDVEEVLAAGIDVLTTMNVQHLETLNDRVARISGVRVRETVPDAVLDRADEVELVDLPTEELIARLRAGKVYVQDQIARAVQNFFSKGNLTALREMAMRAAADRVDAQLQEHMRAHAIGGPWPAQERILVALTESPVSRTLVSTAKRMADRARVDWIAVTVTSTGSAGLPEADHDALAQALRLADRLGAEVATLHAAGPVTDEILDYARRRNVSRILLGRARPRPWLRRIGREDVARAVTAQGRDFEVTVVSDPDRGRSPAPIRVWSVNRDPRAYGKATLTVIAAGLLALASDRIFPVTSLSLIFMTGVIVVAVQQGLWPSLYASFLSFLTYNFFFTDPRNTFFVIRQDQIMTLVLFLVASVLTGNLAARLRDRALAQRDIAMRTNLLYDFARQVAGAGSSVAVLDAATSHVSAALGCETVLMRPGRPGRPVIEAAEPARETLDLRDASAADYAWTHGEEAGRGSGTLPASRWLFVPVGKGDRRLAVVGIAYPDARSLAPMDRRLLDAMTDQIGVALERIALQGDLEQALVTSEAERLRAALLSSVSHDLRTPLVSIIGAASSLADPTLELSVPARSTMAETIRDEGERLDRYIQNLLDMTRLGHGALVPKRVAADLREIAGSARHRLRGALRDHRVEVSVPEDLPPVSVDPLLIEQVVMNLLDNAAKYAPDGSAIHVSARAGAGWAELSVSDDGPGIPAPAREKVFDMFYRVAEGDGQRAGTGLGLAIARGIVEAHGGRIAAHAAKADGRGTRITLTLPLSAPDLPS; encoded by the coding sequence ATGACGCTGACCGACCTGCGCCCCGAACCCGACGCGCTGCTGGCGCAGGCCAGACGCGAGGGGCGCGGGCGGCTGAAGATTTTCCTCGGCGCCGCCCCCGGCGTCGGCAAGACATTCGCCATGCTGGAGGCCGCCCGCCGGCTGCACGCCGATGGTGCGGACGTGGTGGCGGCCGTGGTCGAGACGCATGGCCGCGCCGAGACCGAGGCCCTGCTGCAGGGTCTGGACCTTCTGCCCAAGCGGGCGCAGTTCTATCGCGACCGCATCCTGCACGAGATGGATCTGGACGCGCTGCTGGCCCGGCGTCCGCAGCTGGCCCTGATCGACGAGCTGGCCCACGGCAACATCCCGGGCAGCCGCCACGACAAGCGCTGGCAGGATGTCGAGGAGGTGCTGGCCGCCGGCATCGACGTGCTGACCACGATGAACGTCCAGCATCTGGAGACGCTGAACGACCGCGTTGCGCGCATCTCGGGCGTCCGCGTGCGCGAGACGGTGCCCGACGCCGTGCTCGACCGCGCCGATGAGGTGGAGCTGGTCGATCTGCCGACCGAAGAGCTGATCGCGCGGCTGCGCGCGGGCAAGGTCTATGTCCAGGATCAGATCGCGCGGGCGGTGCAGAACTTCTTTTCCAAGGGCAACCTGACCGCTCTGCGCGAGATGGCCATGCGGGCCGCCGCCGACCGGGTGGATGCGCAGTTGCAGGAGCACATGCGCGCCCACGCCATCGGAGGGCCGTGGCCCGCGCAGGAGCGTATCCTGGTCGCGCTGACCGAAAGCCCGGTGTCGCGCACCCTGGTCAGCACCGCCAAGCGGATGGCGGATCGCGCGCGGGTGGACTGGATCGCGGTGACGGTCACGTCGACCGGGTCCGCGGGGCTGCCCGAAGCGGATCACGACGCCCTGGCGCAGGCCCTGCGCCTGGCGGACCGGTTGGGCGCCGAGGTCGCCACCCTGCATGCCGCGGGACCGGTCACCGACGAGATCCTGGACTATGCCCGGCGGCGCAATGTCAGCCGCATCCTTCTGGGCCGCGCCCGCCCCCGGCCGTGGTTGCGCCGCATCGGCCGCGAGGATGTCGCCCGCGCCGTCACCGCCCAGGGCCGGGATTTCGAGGTGACGGTCGTCTCGGACCCCGACCGGGGCCGCAGCCCCGCGCCGATCCGGGTCTGGTCGGTGAACCGCGACCCGCGCGCCTATGGCAAGGCCACGCTGACGGTCATCGCGGCGGGCCTGCTGGCCCTGGCCTCGGACCGGATCTTTCCGGTCACCTCTCTGTCGCTGATCTTCATGACCGGGGTCATCGTGGTGGCCGTGCAGCAGGGGCTGTGGCCGTCGCTCTATGCGTCCTTCCTCAGCTTCCTGACCTACAACTTCTTCTTCACCGATCCGCGCAACACGTTCTTCGTGATCCGGCAGGACCAGATCATGACGCTGGTGCTGTTCCTGGTGGCCTCGGTGCTGACCGGCAACCTGGCCGCGCGCCTGCGCGACCGTGCCTTGGCGCAGCGCGACATCGCGATGCGCACCAACCTGCTCTATGATTTCGCGCGCCAGGTCGCGGGGGCGGGCTCGTCGGTCGCGGTGCTGGACGCGGCCACCAGCCATGTCAGCGCCGCCCTGGGCTGCGAGACGGTGCTGATGCGTCCCGGCCGCCCCGGCCGCCCGGTGATCGAGGCCGCCGAACCCGCACGCGAGACGCTGGACCTGCGCGACGCCTCGGCGGCCGATTATGCCTGGACGCATGGCGAGGAGGCCGGGCGCGGCTCGGGCACCTTGCCCGCCAGCCGCTGGCTGTTCGTGCCCGTGGGCAAGGGGGACCGACGGCTGGCGGTGGTGGGCATCGCCTATCCCGACGCGCGCAGCCTTGCCCCGATGGACCGCCGCCTGCTGGACGCGATGACCGACCAGATCGGGGTGGCGCTGGAACGCATCGCGCTTCAGGGCGATCTGGAACAGGCGCTGGTCACCTCCGAGGCGGAACGCCTGCGCGCGGCGCTGCTCTCCTCGGTCAGCCACGACCTGCGCACGCCGCTGGTCTCGATCATCGGGGCCGCGTCGTCTTTGGCCGACCCGACGCTGGAGCTGTCGGTCCCCGCACGCAGCACCATGGCCGAGACGATCCGGGACGAGGGCGAGCGGCTGGACCGCTACATCCAGAACCTGCTGGACATGACCCGGCTTGGCCACGGCGCGCTGGTGCCCAAGCGTGTCGCGGCGGATCTGAGAGAGATTGCCGGCAGCGCCCGCCACCGCCTGCGCGGCGCGCTGCGCGATCATCGGGTCGAGGTCAGCGTGCCGGAGGACCTGCCCCCGGTGTCGGTCGATCCGCTGCTGATCGAACAGGTGGTCATGAACCTTCTGGACAATGCCGCCAAATATGCGCCCGACGGCAGCGCGATCCATGTCTCGGCGCGGGCCGGGGCCGGATGGGCCGAGCTGTCGGTCAGCGATGACGGTCCAGGCATTCCGGCCCCCGCGCGCGAGAAGGTCTTCGACATGTTCTATCGCGTGGCCGAAGGCGACGGGCAGCGCGCCGGCACCGGCCTTGGCCTTGCCATCGCGCGCGGCATCGTCGAGGCTCATGGCGGGCGGATCGCGGCCCATGCGGCCAAGGCCGACGGCCGCGGGACGCGCATCACCCTGACCCTGCCCCTGTCGGCGCCGGACCTGCCCTCATGA
- the kdpF gene encoding K(+)-transporting ATPase subunit F: MFDLIIGLAVAAGLFGYLVTALMRPDRF; the protein is encoded by the coding sequence ATGTTCGATCTGATCATCGGCCTTGCCGTGGCAGCGGGGCTTTTCGGCTACCTCGTCACGGCGCTGATGCGCCCTGACCGTTTCTGA
- the kdpB gene encoding potassium-transporting ATPase subunit KdpB, translating to MSKQSLPVPSMTALAPAAARQALAKLAPRALLRNPVIFATAVVAAMVTLLGLRDLATGVPGAGAAVQIAVWLWAAVLISNFAEASAEGRGRARADSLRATKTDTMVRVLASPDSAHDSATMVSSATLKQGQILLVVAGDIIPADADVVQGVASVDESAITGESAPVIRESGGDFSSVTGGTRIVSDWLVLRVTAEPGRSFLDRMIALVEGAERAKTPNEIALNILLAGLTLIFLLVVVTLEPFARYSGTSIPVVFLAALFVTLIPTTIGGLLSAIGIAGMDRLARANVVAKSGRAVEAAGDVDVLLLDKTGTITFGNRMADALIQAQGVSDADLARAALAASRADDTPEGKSIVELARKRPGADAAMADVAEAIAFSAQTRLSGADLIDGTQLRKGSVDAILRQTGAAMDAGLAASVDQIARSGGTPLLVSQGTRIMGAVHLKDIIKPGVRDRFAELRAMGIRTVMITGDNPLTAAAIAAEAGVDDFLAEATPEAKLALIRAEQAKGQLVAMCGDGSNDAPALAQADVGVAMNSGTSAAKEAANLIDLDSDPTKLIEVVLVGKQLLISRGALTTFSIANDVAKYFAILPALFIAAYPGLAVLNVMGLESASSAILSAVIFNALVILALTPLALRGVKYAPSSAAALLRRNLTIYGLGGLIVPFLGIKVIDMAVTALGLV from the coding sequence ATGTCCAAGCAATCCCTTCCCGTGCCGTCGATGACGGCGCTGGCCCCGGCGGCGGCGCGACAGGCGCTGGCCAAGCTGGCGCCCCGCGCGCTGCTGCGCAATCCGGTGATCTTCGCCACCGCCGTGGTGGCGGCGATGGTCACCCTCCTGGGCCTGCGCGATCTGGCGACCGGCGTGCCGGGCGCCGGGGCGGCCGTGCAGATCGCCGTCTGGCTGTGGGCCGCGGTCCTCATCTCGAACTTCGCCGAGGCCTCGGCCGAGGGGCGGGGCCGCGCCCGCGCCGACAGCCTGCGCGCCACCAAGACCGACACCATGGTCCGCGTGCTGGCCAGCCCCGACAGCGCGCATGACAGCGCCACGATGGTCTCGTCCGCCACGTTGAAGCAGGGCCAGATCCTGCTGGTGGTGGCGGGCGACATCATCCCGGCGGATGCGGACGTGGTCCAGGGCGTCGCGTCCGTTGATGAAAGCGCCATCACCGGGGAAAGCGCGCCGGTGATCCGCGAATCCGGTGGCGATTTCAGCTCGGTCACCGGCGGCACGCGGATCGTGTCCGACTGGCTGGTACTGCGCGTCACCGCCGAGCCGGGGCGCAGCTTTCTCGACCGCATGATCGCGCTGGTCGAGGGCGCCGAACGTGCAAAGACCCCGAACGAGATCGCGCTGAACATCCTGCTGGCGGGACTGACGCTGATCTTCCTGCTGGTCGTGGTCACGCTGGAGCCCTTCGCCCGCTATTCCGGCACCTCGATCCCGGTGGTCTTCCTGGCGGCGCTGTTCGTGACGCTGATCCCCACCACCATCGGCGGGCTTCTGTCGGCGATCGGCATCGCCGGCATGGACCGGCTGGCCCGCGCCAATGTGGTCGCCAAGTCGGGCAGGGCGGTCGAGGCCGCGGGCGACGTGGACGTGCTGCTGCTGGACAAGACCGGCACCATCACCTTCGGCAACCGCATGGCCGATGCGCTGATCCAGGCGCAGGGCGTCAGCGACGCCGATCTGGCCCGCGCCGCCCTGGCCGCCAGCCGCGCCGACGACACGCCCGAGGGCAAGTCCATCGTCGAGCTGGCCCGCAAGCGGCCCGGCGCGGATGCCGCCATGGCGGATGTGGCGGAGGCCATCGCGTTTTCCGCCCAGACCCGGTTGTCGGGCGCGGACCTGATCGATGGCACTCAACTGCGCAAGGGATCGGTCGATGCTATTTTGCGCCAGACCGGGGCCGCGATGGATGCAGGCCTTGCGGCATCCGTCGATCAGATCGCGCGCTCGGGCGGCACGCCGCTACTGGTGTCGCAAGGCACCCGCATCATGGGGGCGGTGCATCTCAAGGACATCATCAAGCCCGGCGTGCGCGACCGCTTTGCCGAGCTGCGCGCCATGGGCATCCGCACGGTGATGATCACCGGCGACAACCCCCTGACCGCCGCCGCCATCGCCGCCGAGGCAGGCGTCGATGATTTCCTGGCCGAAGCCACGCCCGAGGCCAAGCTGGCGCTGATCCGCGCCGAGCAGGCCAAGGGCCAGCTGGTCGCCATGTGCGGGGACGGTTCGAACGACGCGCCCGCGCTGGCGCAGGCCGATGTCGGGGTGGCGATGAACTCGGGCACCTCGGCGGCCAAGGAGGCCGCGAACCTGATCGATCTGGACAGCGACCCGACCAAGCTGATCGAGGTCGTGCTGGTCGGCAAGCAGCTGCTGATCAGCCGGGGCGCGCTGACAACCTTCAGCATCGCCAATGACGTGGCCAAGTATTTCGCCATCCTGCCCGCGCTGTTCATCGCGGCCTATCCCGGGCTGGCGGTGCTGAACGTGATGGGACTGGAAAGCGCCTCCAGCGCGATCCTGTCGGCGGTGATCTTCAACGCGCTGGTCATCCTAGCGCTGACCCCGCTGGCGCTGCGGGGGGTGAAATACGCGCCCTCCAGCGCTGCCGCGCTGCTGCGGCGCAACCTGACGATCTATGGCCTCGGCGGCCTGATCGTTCCCTTTCTGGGCATCAAGGTCATCGACATGGCCGTGACCGCCCTGGGCCTGGTGTAA
- a CDS encoding DUF3072 domain-containing protein encodes MDDTNPKSNPVDNAEKDPESWVSGDDPMTGAQASYLKTLSEQAHEPDAFDDAISKAEASKRIDALKAKLELE; translated from the coding sequence ATGGACGATACAAACCCGAAATCCAATCCCGTCGACAATGCCGAGAAGGACCCGGAAAGCTGGGTCAGCGGAGACGATCCGATGACCGGCGCGCAGGCGTCCTACCTGAAGACCCTGAGTGAACAGGCGCACGAGCCGGATGCCTTCGACGACGCCATCAGCAAGGCCGAAGCCTCCAAGCGGATCGATGCCTTGAAGGCCAAGCTGGAATTGGAATGA
- a CDS encoding response regulator produces MTTPSARILIIDDEAPIRRFLRVALEAEGHHVTEAASGRAGIEAAALTTPEAVILDLGLPDMDGRAVLERLRDWSQVPVLVLSVRASETEKVALLDAGAQDYVTKPFSIGELLARLRSLLRDRSAAAPQGAVLRVADLVIDAGNRSVLKAGVAVHLTRKEFDLLWLLASHAGRLVTQGMALAHVWGPAHLEDSQYLRVFIRQLRAKIGDDAGNPRYIFTEAGVGYRFREPT; encoded by the coding sequence ATGACCACGCCCTCTGCCCGCATCCTGATCATCGACGACGAGGCCCCGATCCGCCGCTTCCTGCGCGTCGCGCTGGAGGCCGAGGGCCATCACGTGACCGAGGCCGCCTCGGGCCGTGCCGGGATCGAGGCCGCCGCCCTGACCACGCCCGAGGCGGTGATCCTGGATCTGGGCCTTCCCGACATGGACGGGCGGGCCGTGCTGGAACGGCTGCGCGACTGGTCGCAGGTGCCGGTGCTGGTGCTGTCCGTGCGCGCAAGCGAAACCGAAAAGGTGGCGCTTCTGGACGCCGGCGCGCAGGATTACGTGACCAAGCCCTTCAGCATCGGCGAGCTGCTGGCCCGGCTGCGCAGCCTTCTGCGCGACCGGTCCGCCGCCGCGCCCCAAGGCGCCGTCCTGCGCGTCGCGGATCTGGTCATCGATGCGGGCAATCGCAGCGTCCTGAAGGCCGGTGTGGCTGTCCATCTGACCCGCAAGGAGTTCGACCTGCTCTGGCTTCTGGCGTCCCATGCCGGCCGGCTGGTGACGCAGGGAATGGCCCTGGCCCATGTCTGGGGTCCCGCTCACCTGGAGGACAGCCAGTACCTGCGCGTCTTCATCCGGCAGCTGCGGGCCAAGATCGGCGACGACGCCGGCAACCCGCGCTACATCTTCACCGAAGCCGGTGTCGGCTACAGGTTCAGGGAGCCGACATAG
- the kdpA gene encoding potassium-transporting ATPase subunit KdpA, with amino-acid sequence MSPDYLVFALYGAVTVGLAWLLAGYMHRVFTGQRVWSSPAIAPLERAVLAAAGTGPDRVQGWTGYAMAVLVFNLAGFLFLYAVLRLQGMLPGNLEGIGPMSPDLAFNTAVSFVTNTNWQAYSGEVQLSYLAQMVGLTVQNFVSAATGMAVAVAVIRGFVATGTGKLGHFWVDLTRAVLYVLLPLSILAAVVLIWQGVPQSLGAFVRATTLEGAQQVIAQGPAASQIAIKQLGTNGGGFFGVTSAHPLENPTILSNMIQTVYILLIPVAFCFLFGRMVGDRRQGWAIFATMGVLFVAGLLLIHAPEQAGNPLLTEATGITGPNLEGKEVRFGATLSALWAQATTAASNGSVNAMHDSFMPISGLVMMLNMQVGEVIFGGAGAGFYGMLLYVVLAVFLAGLMVGRTPEYLGKKIEGREVTLAVLAFLSMPVGILVFGALAATVPSALSAVQDAGPHGLSEILYAYSSATGNNGSAFGGYGAAAPFHTTLQGIAMLLGRYAIIIPMLAVAGALSAKTPAQATAGTFPTHGPLFVLLLTLTVLILGALTFFPALVLSPIAEHVSMLGGQRF; translated from the coding sequence ATGTCACCCGATTATCTGGTCTTCGCCCTCTACGGCGCGGTGACGGTGGGTCTGGCCTGGCTGCTGGCGGGCTACATGCACCGGGTCTTCACCGGCCAGCGCGTCTGGTCGAGCCCGGCCATCGCGCCGCTCGAGCGCGCCGTCCTGGCCGCCGCCGGCACCGGCCCGGATCGGGTCCAGGGCTGGACGGGCTATGCCATGGCCGTGCTGGTCTTCAACCTTGCGGGCTTCCTGTTCCTCTATGCCGTGCTGCGGCTGCAGGGGATGCTTCCGGGCAACCTCGAGGGGATCGGCCCGATGTCGCCCGATCTGGCCTTCAACACGGCGGTCAGCTTCGTCACCAACACCAACTGGCAGGCCTATTCCGGCGAGGTGCAGCTGAGCTATCTGGCCCAGATGGTTGGGCTGACGGTGCAGAACTTCGTCTCGGCCGCCACCGGCATGGCCGTGGCCGTCGCGGTGATCCGCGGCTTTGTCGCCACGGGCACCGGCAAGCTGGGCCATTTCTGGGTCGATCTGACCCGCGCCGTCCTCTATGTGCTGCTGCCGCTGTCGATCCTGGCGGCCGTGGTGCTGATCTGGCAGGGCGTGCCGCAATCGCTTGGCGCCTTTGTGCGCGCCACCACGCTGGAGGGCGCACAACAGGTCATCGCGCAGGGCCCCGCCGCCAGCCAGATCGCCATCAAGCAGCTGGGCACCAATGGCGGCGGGTTCTTCGGCGTCACCTCGGCCCACCCGCTGGAGAATCCGACGATCCTGTCGAACATGATCCAGACGGTCTATATCCTGCTGATCCCGGTGGCGTTCTGTTTCCTCTTCGGCCGCATGGTCGGCGACCGCCGCCAGGGCTGGGCGATCTTTGCCACGATGGGCGTACTGTTCGTCGCGGGCTTGCTGCTGATCCACGCCCCCGAACAGGCGGGCAACCCGCTGCTGACCGAGGCCACCGGCATCACCGGCCCCAACCTGGAGGGCAAGGAGGTCCGCTTCGGCGCCACCCTTTCCGCGCTCTGGGCGCAGGCGACGACGGCGGCCTCGAACGGGTCGGTCAATGCGATGCATGACAGCTTCATGCCGATCTCCGGGCTGGTCATGATGCTGAACATGCAGGTGGGCGAGGTCATCTTCGGCGGCGCCGGCGCGGGGTTCTACGGCATGCTGCTGTATGTGGTGCTGGCGGTGTTCCTGGCCGGGCTGATGGTCGGGCGCACGCCCGAATACCTGGGCAAGAAGATCGAGGGGCGCGAGGTCACGCTGGCCGTGCTGGCTTTCCTGTCGATGCCGGTGGGCATCCTGGTCTTCGGCGCATTGGCCGCCACGGTGCCCTCGGCATTGAGCGCGGTGCAGGACGCCGGTCCGCATGGCCTGTCCGAGATCCTCTATGCCTACAGTTCCGCCACCGGCAACAACGGCTCGGCCTTTGGCGGCTACGGGGCGGCGGCGCCGTTCCACACCACGCTGCAGGGCATCGCCATGCTGCTGGGCCGCTATGCGATCATCATCCCGATGCTGGCGGTGGCGGGCGCGCTGTCGGCCAAGACCCCGGCGCAGGCCACGGCGGGCACGTTTCCCACGCATGGCCCGCTGTTCGTGCTGCTGCTGACCCTCACCGTGCTGATCCTGGGCGCGCTGACCTTCTTTCCGGCCCTGGTCCTGAGCCCCATCGCCGAGCATGTGTCGATGCTGGGCGGGCAACGTTTCTGA